A window of the Cellvibrio sp. pealriver genome harbors these coding sequences:
- the rnd gene encoding ribonuclease D, producing MLIPSEPIWIDQDDQLQELCSRWRAQAAIAVDTEFMRSETFYPIAGLLQIGDGKGCYLIDPLAIRNLEPLRELMLDESVTKVLHSCSEDIEVFQRWLGVVPAPLFDTQIAAAFAGLGFSLGYSSLVKQLLEIEIPKDETRSDWLQRPLSVSQLKYAALDVAHMLIVYGKLLQLLKAGGRLEWVKSDCADVVGNARKLDDFSDAYQKVGFAWKLRPQELAILRRLCIWRETEARARDIPRNRLVKESALWEIARKKIQDVSLLSKVPDIPSRTLKNDAETILQIVHDALLLDESAWPARLDPPLAQSEGPLMKSLKNWVREFAEQANLPAEILIRKKDYEFIVRSGMKTGEYQLPARLLGWRFALIGEHLLHIAQTQPDKSEVI from the coding sequence ATGTTAATTCCTAGTGAACCGATTTGGATTGATCAGGATGATCAATTACAAGAGCTTTGTAGTCGCTGGCGTGCGCAAGCAGCGATCGCTGTTGATACAGAATTTATGCGCAGTGAAACGTTTTACCCGATTGCCGGGTTGTTGCAAATTGGCGATGGAAAAGGCTGCTATCTGATCGACCCTTTGGCCATCCGGAATCTAGAGCCACTGCGTGAATTAATGTTGGATGAGTCTGTTACGAAGGTATTGCATTCTTGCTCGGAAGATATCGAAGTATTTCAGCGCTGGTTGGGTGTAGTTCCTGCACCACTATTTGATACCCAAATTGCAGCTGCATTTGCTGGCTTGGGTTTTAGTTTGGGTTATTCATCACTCGTCAAACAGTTGCTTGAAATTGAAATCCCAAAAGATGAAACACGTTCAGACTGGCTGCAGCGGCCGCTCAGTGTTTCACAATTAAAATATGCGGCGCTGGATGTTGCGCATATGTTGATTGTTTACGGAAAGTTGTTGCAATTATTAAAAGCCGGTGGGCGCTTGGAGTGGGTCAAAAGTGATTGTGCCGATGTAGTCGGGAATGCACGCAAGCTGGATGACTTCAGCGATGCTTATCAGAAAGTTGGTTTTGCGTGGAAGCTGCGGCCGCAAGAACTCGCGATATTGCGGCGCTTGTGTATCTGGCGGGAAACTGAGGCGCGCGCTCGCGATATTCCGCGCAATCGTTTGGTCAAGGAATCGGCGCTGTGGGAAATTGCACGCAAAAAAATTCAAGATGTTTCGCTGCTTTCCAAAGTGCCTGATATTCCCTCGCGCACATTGAAAAATGATGCGGAAACGATACTACAGATTGTGCATGACGCACTCTTGTTAGATGAGTCAGCTTGGCCTGCACGGCTCGATCCTCCGCTTGCACAGAGCGAAGGCCCTTTGATGAAATCGCTAAAAAACTGGGTGCGGGAGTTTGCTGAACAGGCAAATTTACCGGCTGAGATTTTGATCCGCAAAAAAGATTATGAATTTATTGTGCGATCGGGAATGAAAACGGGTGAATATCAATTACCTGCACGTTTATTGGGGTGGCGTTTTGCATTAATCGGTGAGCATTTGTTGCATATCGCGCAAACGCAACCCGATAAAAGTGAAGTTATTTAG
- a CDS encoding YbaB/EbfC family nucleoid-associated protein, whose protein sequence is MNGLGDLMKQAQQMQANMQKMQEDLAKAEVKGEAGAGLVSVVMNGRHDVKRVHIDASLMSEDKEMLEDLLAAAVNDAVRKVENQSREQMAKMTAGMGIPPGFKMPF, encoded by the coding sequence ATGAATGGTCTCGGCGATTTAATGAAGCAAGCGCAACAGATGCAAGCCAATATGCAAAAAATGCAGGAAGATTTGGCAAAAGCAGAAGTGAAGGGTGAGGCGGGCGCTGGTTTGGTCAGTGTGGTGATGAATGGCCGTCACGATGTGAAACGTGTTCATATCGACGCAAGTTTGATGAGCGAAGATAAAGAAATGTTGGAAGATTTATTGGCTGCAGCGGTGAATGATGCGGTGCGCAAAGTAGAAAACCAAAGCCGCGAACAAATGGCGAAAATGACTGCCGGCATGGGAATCCCGCCGGGTTTTAAAATGCCATTTTAA
- the dnaX gene encoding DNA polymerase III subunit gamma/tau, translated as MSYQVLARKWRPRIFREMVGQEHVLQALINALDHNRLHHAYLFTGTRGVGKTTIARILAKCLNCETGVSSEPCGQCSSCREIAEGRFVDLIEVDAASRTKVEDTRELLENVQYAPTRGRYKVYLIDEVHMLSNSSFNALLKTLEEPPPHVKFLLATTDPQKLPMTILSRCLQFNLKNMNPERIVQHLKFVLGEELVPFEEAALWHLGRAADGSMRDAMSLTDQAIAYGSGKITEVEVSTMLGTIDQTAVYDIVNALASLDGRAVLAAVERMSEQAPDYANALAEMLAVLHRIAIAQALPEAVDNSHGDRERIMQLAQQLPSEDVQLFYQTALLGRRDLPLAPDARAGFEMVLLRMLAFKPQGVIDVPTQALPQGQQPKVVQAAPVVNQVQSVSQVQEVNQAPVINQTPVVNTPAAAPVVAPVPVAETPVQVAATSASHTPPAEEPPVMDAASVPDDEYAEYAQAPAYYDVPATEPAAATQEVSQPKKPEAALPPVVAAPELPPAAKTIRKVPYEQATPADWTDIYLGLGVTGILQSTVANCQMTGRQGNEFFFVLDETNSTLFDVSHEKRLQDLLVDYFVEQVKVRIQVGKVTAETPAQMAIRLRAERLDDAIKSIKNDPVVQQLIAQFGATLNEESIQPI; from the coding sequence ATGAGTTATCAAGTCCTGGCGCGTAAATGGCGTCCTCGTATTTTCCGCGAAATGGTAGGGCAGGAGCATGTCCTGCAGGCGTTGATCAATGCGCTTGATCACAATCGTTTGCATCATGCTTATTTGTTTACCGGCACCCGTGGTGTGGGTAAAACGACTATTGCGCGGATCCTCGCCAAGTGCCTGAACTGTGAGACCGGTGTCAGTTCCGAGCCTTGTGGCCAATGCAGCAGTTGCCGTGAAATTGCCGAAGGCCGTTTTGTTGATCTGATTGAAGTGGACGCGGCTTCACGTACCAAAGTGGAAGACACCCGCGAGCTGTTGGAAAATGTCCAATACGCACCGACCCGCGGCCGTTATAAGGTTTATCTGATCGACGAAGTGCATATGCTCTCCAATAGCAGCTTCAATGCGCTGCTGAAAACTCTGGAAGAGCCACCGCCACACGTCAAGTTCTTGCTCGCGACAACCGATCCGCAAAAATTGCCGATGACCATTTTGTCGCGCTGTTTGCAATTCAATCTCAAAAACATGAACCCCGAACGTATTGTTCAGCACCTGAAATTCGTGTTGGGTGAAGAATTGGTTCCGTTTGAAGAGGCGGCTTTGTGGCATTTAGGGCGCGCCGCAGATGGCAGTATGCGTGATGCGATGAGTCTGACCGATCAGGCAATCGCATATGGTTCGGGCAAAATCACGGAAGTGGAAGTCAGTACCATGCTGGGTACTATCGACCAAACAGCGGTGTACGACATTGTTAATGCATTGGCATCGCTCGATGGCCGCGCGGTATTGGCGGCGGTCGAGCGAATGTCCGAGCAAGCGCCGGATTACGCGAATGCTCTCGCAGAAATGCTCGCTGTGTTACATCGCATCGCGATTGCACAAGCGTTGCCCGAGGCTGTAGATAACAGCCACGGCGATCGCGAGCGAATTATGCAGCTTGCCCAACAATTGCCATCGGAAGATGTACAGTTGTTTTATCAAACCGCCTTGTTAGGTCGTCGCGATTTACCCTTGGCACCCGATGCGCGCGCCGGTTTTGAAATGGTGCTATTGCGGATGTTGGCATTCAAGCCGCAGGGTGTCATTGATGTACCTACACAGGCTTTGCCGCAGGGGCAACAGCCTAAAGTTGTCCAAGCTGCTCCCGTTGTTAATCAGGTTCAAAGTGTTAGCCAGGTTCAAGAAGTTAATCAGGCACCTGTCATCAATCAGACTCCTGTCGTGAATACTCCAGCAGCGGCTCCGGTTGTTGCTCCTGTACCGGTTGCGGAAACTCCGGTTCAAGTCGCCGCCACTTCTGCATCCCATACGCCCCCCGCAGAGGAGCCACCGGTAATGGATGCGGCTAGTGTTCCCGATGATGAATACGCTGAATATGCACAGGCACCTGCGTACTATGATGTGCCTGCCACTGAACCCGCTGCTGCAACACAAGAGGTAAGCCAGCCAAAAAAGCCTGAGGCGGCGCTGCCGCCGGTTGTTGCTGCGCCTGAGCTACCGCCTGCTGCCAAAACCATACGCAAGGTGCCCTATGAACAAGCGACGCCTGCGGATTGGACCGATATTTATCTGGGCTTGGGCGTGACCGGCATTTTGCAAAGTACAGTCGCGAACTGCCAGATGACAGGTCGGCAGGGCAATGAGTTTTTCTTTGTACTGGATGAAACCAACAGCACGCTTTTCGATGTAAGTCATGAAAAACGTCTGCAAGATTTATTGGTCGATTATTTTGTCGAACAAGTCAAAGTACGTATTCAGGTTGGCAAAGTGACGGCGGAAACTCCCGCGCAAATGGCTATACGTTTGCGCGCAGAGCGCTTGGATGATGCCATCAAGTCAATTAAAAATGATCCTGTAGTACAGCAATTAATCGCACAATTTGGTGCGACGTTAAACGAAGAAAGTATCCAGCCAATTTAA
- a CDS encoding YcgL domain-containing protein produces MKIICEIYRSPKEEGMYLYVKKEEGLSRVPDELLKMFGKPQQAMVLLLTPGKKLAHASVEKVAENLEEKGFYLQMPPRGDRDPDAERVRALNSKLSGR; encoded by the coding sequence ATGAAAATTATTTGTGAAATTTATCGCAGCCCAAAAGAAGAGGGTATGTACCTCTACGTTAAGAAAGAAGAGGGTTTGAGCAGAGTGCCTGACGAACTGTTAAAGATGTTCGGCAAACCCCAGCAAGCGATGGTGTTGTTGCTAACACCGGGCAAAAAACTCGCCCATGCCAGTGTCGAAAAAGTGGCTGAAAATTTGGAAGAAAAAGGGTTTTATTTACAAATGCCTCCGCGCGGGGATCGCGATCCGGATGCGGAGCGTGTGCGCGCGCTCAACTCAAAATTATCTGGCCGTTAA
- the tpx gene encoding thiol peroxidase, with product MATVTLKGNPFNTNGNLPAVGSKAPAFKLVKTDLSEVSSADLVGKRVVLNIFPSVDTPTCAQSVRTFNAQASALDNTVVVCASQDLPFALARFCGAEGLDKVIPASAFRANFASDYGVKLVDGPLTGLTARAVVVLDAEGKVLHTELVSEVAHEPNYDAALKALA from the coding sequence ATGGCAACGGTGACTCTCAAAGGAAACCCATTCAACACTAACGGTAATTTGCCTGCGGTTGGCAGCAAGGCTCCCGCATTCAAACTGGTTAAAACAGATTTGTCGGAAGTCTCTTCTGCAGATTTAGTTGGCAAACGCGTTGTACTCAACATCTTCCCCAGTGTTGATACTCCAACCTGTGCACAATCTGTCCGCACCTTTAACGCACAAGCTAGTGCTCTGGACAACACCGTTGTTGTATGTGCATCACAAGACTTGCCGTTCGCCCTTGCACGTTTCTGTGGTGCAGAAGGTCTGGACAAAGTTATTCCTGCATCTGCATTCCGCGCCAACTTTGCAAGCGATTACGGCGTAAAACTGGTTGATGGTCCACTAACCGGATTAACAGCGCGCGCCGTTGTTGTATTGGATGCAGAAGGTAAAGTACTGCACACAGAGTTGGTGAGTGAAGTTGCCCACGAACCCAATTACGATGCAGCTTTAAAAGCACTGGCATAA
- the recR gene encoding recombination mediator RecR, producing the protein MFSPLIDELMASLRCLPGVGPKSAQRMALHLLERDRTGAERLAQSLHRAVEGVGRCQRCRTLTEQVLCGICANTRRDNSLLCVVETPGDVLAIEQAGTYQGKYFVLLGHLSPIDGIGPEDIGVDQLIALLQQESITEVILATNPTVEGEATAYYISERAKNLNVTVSRIAHGVPLGGELEFIDGGTLAHAFSSRRSL; encoded by the coding sequence ATGTTTAGCCCGCTTATCGATGAACTCATGGCATCCCTGCGTTGTCTGCCCGGTGTTGGACCAAAATCAGCGCAGCGTATGGCACTGCATTTGTTGGAGCGTGACCGTACCGGAGCTGAGCGGCTTGCGCAGAGCTTGCATCGGGCTGTTGAAGGTGTCGGGCGCTGCCAACGCTGCCGCACATTAACAGAGCAAGTGTTGTGTGGTATCTGCGCTAACACTCGCCGCGACAACAGTTTGCTGTGCGTCGTGGAAACGCCGGGTGATGTATTGGCAATTGAACAAGCGGGTACGTATCAAGGTAAATATTTTGTGCTGCTTGGCCATTTGTCGCCCATCGATGGAATAGGTCCTGAAGATATTGGTGTGGATCAATTAATCGCACTCTTGCAACAAGAGTCCATCACAGAAGTGATTTTGGCTACCAACCCTACCGTGGAAGGTGAAGCCACTGCTTATTACATCAGCGAGCGTGCTAAAAATCTGAATGTCACTGTGTCACGTATTGCTCACGGTGTTCCACTCGGTGGTGAGTTGGAGTTCATTGATGGTGGCACGCTTGCTCACGCATTTTCCTCTCGCAGAAGTTTATAA